One genomic region from Thermoleptolyngbya sichuanensis A183 encodes:
- the glyA gene encoding serine hydroxymethyltransferase — protein sequence MTQTNWDLLVETDPLVAGLIQKELKRQQDHLELIASENFTSAAVLAAQGSVLTNKYAEGLPGKRYYGGCEFVDEVEQLAIDRAKQLFGAAHANVQPHSGAQANMAVFLTLLEPGDTFMGMDLSHGGHLTHGSPVNVSGKWFKACHYGVNRDTEQLDFDEIREVALHHRPKLIICGYSAYPRVIDFEKFRAIADEVGAYLLADIAHIAGLVATGHHPSPIPYCDVVTTTTHKTLRGPRGGLILTRDADLGKKLDKSVFPGTQGGPLEHVIAGKAVAFGEALQPSFSTYSGQVIQNAKAMAAQLQARGLKLVSNGTDNHLMLVDLRSIGMTGKVADQLVSGVRITANKNTVPFDPESPFVTSGLRLGSPAMTTRGMGTAEFTEIANIISDRLLHPEDESVAQTCRDRIAALCSRFPLYPHLSAPVPALV from the coding sequence GTGACTCAAACAAACTGGGATCTTTTAGTAGAAACCGATCCGCTAGTGGCAGGCTTGATTCAAAAAGAGCTAAAGCGCCAGCAAGACCATCTAGAGCTAATCGCCAGCGAAAACTTCACTTCAGCGGCAGTGCTGGCGGCACAGGGGTCTGTATTGACAAATAAGTATGCCGAAGGGCTGCCGGGCAAGCGCTATTACGGCGGCTGCGAGTTTGTGGACGAAGTGGAGCAGTTGGCCATCGATCGGGCAAAGCAGCTTTTTGGCGCGGCCCATGCCAACGTGCAGCCGCACTCGGGCGCACAGGCGAATATGGCGGTGTTTCTGACGCTGCTGGAACCGGGCGACACGTTTATGGGCATGGATCTGTCTCACGGCGGACACCTGACCCACGGTTCGCCTGTGAACGTGTCGGGCAAGTGGTTTAAGGCGTGTCACTATGGCGTAAACCGCGACACCGAGCAGCTTGATTTTGACGAAATCCGGGAGGTGGCGCTGCACCATCGTCCCAAGCTAATTATTTGCGGCTATTCGGCCTATCCCCGCGTGATTGATTTTGAGAAATTCCGGGCGATCGCCGATGAAGTGGGAGCCTACCTCCTAGCCGATATTGCCCACATCGCCGGCCTCGTTGCCACGGGCCATCACCCCAGCCCCATTCCCTACTGCGATGTTGTCACCACTACAACACACAAAACCCTGCGCGGCCCCCGTGGCGGCCTCATCCTCACCCGAGACGCGGATCTGGGCAAAAAGCTGGACAAGTCTGTTTTTCCGGGAACCCAGGGCGGACCGCTGGAACATGTCATTGCGGGCAAAGCTGTGGCCTTTGGCGAAGCGCTCCAGCCCAGCTTCAGCACCTATTCAGGGCAGGTGATTCAAAATGCTAAGGCAATGGCCGCCCAACTCCAGGCACGGGGACTGAAACTGGTGTCGAACGGCACGGACAACCACCTGATGCTGGTTGATCTGCGCTCAATTGGCATGACGGGTAAAGTGGCCGACCAACTAGTGAGCGGTGTCCGCATTACCGCCAACAAAAACACCGTCCCCTTCGACCCCGAATCGCCCTTTGTCACTAGCGGTCTGCGGCTGGGTTCCCCCGCCATGACCACTCGCGGCATGGGCACGGCAGAATTCACCGAGATTGCCAATATTATCAGCGATCGCCTCTTACACCCAGAGGACGAAAGCGTAGCCCAAACCTGCCGCGATCGCATCGCTGCTTTGTGCAGCCGCTTCCCGCTTTACCCCCATCTCAGCGCTCCAGTGCCCGCCTTGGTGTAA
- a CDS encoding Coq4 family protein, translated as MKPLTSAYPSITEIRQSLATNPFPSSERDRNVQFLTMLKAFFSLLSADADADLTAVDELSLSLVDSDAYRLAAAEMQRDPDVAALIQERYQPPTHDLARLITYPVGSLGQVYAAMLQDSGFERIEMPLDLTTDTAYVEYRWQQTHDLWHVVTGFGTDEISEIGLQAFYLAQFRLPLAGMLVANALIGTTLLAPEAMPDLLRAIALGWELGEQAKPLFAQRWEEAWEKPVCQWRAELGLPLEGVLGR; from the coding sequence ATGAAACCGCTGACCTCTGCGTATCCATCGATCACCGAGATCCGTCAATCTCTGGCAACCAACCCTTTTCCGTCCAGCGAGCGCGATCGCAATGTCCAGTTTTTGACGATGCTCAAGGCTTTCTTTTCGCTGCTGTCGGCCGATGCCGATGCTGACCTGACGGCCGTGGACGAACTGAGCCTGTCGCTGGTCGATAGCGATGCCTATCGGCTGGCCGCGGCTGAGATGCAGCGCGATCCAGACGTTGCCGCGCTAATCCAGGAGCGCTACCAGCCGCCCACCCACGACCTCGCTCGTTTGATTACTTATCCAGTCGGCTCGCTGGGGCAAGTTTACGCAGCGATGCTGCAAGACAGCGGTTTCGAGCGCATCGAGATGCCGCTGGATCTGACCACCGATACGGCCTATGTGGAATATCGCTGGCAGCAGACCCACGACCTCTGGCACGTTGTCACAGGCTTTGGCACAGATGAAATTAGCGAAATTGGGCTGCAAGCTTTCTATTTGGCACAGTTTCGGCTGCCGCTGGCGGGAATGCTAGTCGCCAATGCGCTCATCGGCACGACGCTGCTGGCCCCCGAAGCCATGCCTGACCTGCTGCGGGCGATCGCCCTCGGCTGGGAACTGGGAGAACAGGCCAAACCTCTGTTTGCTCAGCGCTGGGAGGAGGCATGGGAAAAGCCCGTGTGCCAGTGGCGGGCAGAGTTAGGGCTGCCGCTGGAGGGCGTGTTGGGGCGATGA
- a CDS encoding TetR/AcrR family transcriptional regulator: protein MTALPSDVPLPDIPSGTMRRQPKQARSQERVSQILNAAEALFIEQGYEQTTTRAIATRAQVPVGSLYQFFPDKAAILKALADRYMQQEYELFASLHAAVPEPMPLANYVDRVVEAFDHFMTHQPGYRAVFEQVLGLMTAGAIAEMDTYEARIVDDLADFLGRLGPGLDAAQRRAIALVVVESVGNLLWLSLKADAPLRARLIAETKRLMTHYLASYFGKTIGKAG, encoded by the coding sequence ATGACTGCCCTCCCGTCCGATGTGCCCCTGCCGGATATCCCGTCTGGCACCATGCGCCGCCAGCCCAAGCAGGCCCGCAGCCAGGAGCGGGTCAGCCAAATCTTGAACGCGGCTGAGGCACTGTTTATCGAGCAGGGCTATGAACAAACCACCACCAGGGCGATCGCCACTCGTGCCCAAGTTCCGGTCGGGTCGCTCTATCAGTTCTTTCCCGACAAAGCGGCGATTTTGAAGGCACTGGCCGATCGCTATATGCAGCAAGAATACGAACTCTTTGCCAGCCTCCATGCTGCCGTGCCAGAACCCATGCCCCTAGCGAATTATGTCGATCGTGTGGTAGAAGCGTTCGACCATTTCATGACCCACCAGCCGGGCTATCGAGCCGTGTTTGAGCAGGTGCTGGGGCTGATGACGGCGGGGGCGATCGCCGAAATGGACACCTACGAGGCCCGCATCGTAGATGACCTGGCAGACTTTTTGGGGCGGCTAGGGCCAGGGCTGGATGCAGCACAGCGGCGGGCGATCGCCCTGGTGGTGGTAGAGTCCGTCGGCAATTTGCTGTGGCTCTCGCTCAAGGCCGACGCACCCCTTCGCGCTCGCCTGATTGCTGAAACCAAGCGCCTGATGACCCACTATCTCGCCAGCTATTTTGGCAAAACGATTGGCAAAGCAGGATAA
- a CDS encoding ATP-binding protein: MTFAQLCFSALQAIGTVKGPGEASTQYVFITADNRFVKVGEFVFYEAIADEGARLQILGKISDRRLIDHLPDRIFADTEISPEAIAALVGFSYTNPEIYEVTVEVIGYFHKALGFINPRQAPDPGAKVYLASDECLRQVLNKKQLGDVGAAHLGSLLLRESGAVPVVVDVKELVSTHMAILAGTGSGKSYLAGVLVEELLSPQNRAAVLIFDPHGEYSTLAEMQGHSQFADEDGYAPKVRVLTPDDVRIRVSSLDYYDILALLPEMSDRQQAILSKAFSLLHSHRKGDYRWTINDLYAAVEQADTATDEEGNTKIGSSAGALQWKLEKLARSPYFHTYQHLSPRDLFQPGQVTVLQMNEISQEEQQVICAAVLRQANHARMNTQKGNLAPDDENYLPYPVFILLEEAHRFAPAHDPSRCKTILRTILSEGRKFGLGVGLITQRPGKLDSDVLSQCMSQFIMRIVNPVDQDSLKYGVEAAGRDLLKELPALTKGQVIVSGACVNTPVLCRVRSRHTTHGGETLDAPALWQQHFQAHQIRAREIEQAPLAARSRPKTVRGVSID; this comes from the coding sequence ATGACATTTGCACAACTCTGCTTTTCTGCGCTTCAAGCAATTGGTACGGTCAAGGGCCCAGGTGAGGCATCGACGCAATACGTGTTTATCACGGCCGACAATCGCTTTGTCAAAGTGGGCGAGTTTGTGTTTTATGAGGCGATCGCCGATGAGGGGGCAAGGCTGCAAATTTTAGGCAAAATCTCCGACCGCCGCCTGATCGACCATCTGCCCGACCGCATTTTTGCCGATACCGAAATCAGCCCAGAGGCGATCGCCGCGCTAGTCGGGTTTTCCTACACTAATCCCGAAATTTACGAAGTCACCGTCGAGGTCATTGGCTACTTTCACAAAGCGCTTGGCTTCATCAACCCGCGACAGGCTCCCGATCCCGGCGCAAAAGTCTACCTTGCCAGCGACGAATGTTTGCGGCAAGTGCTGAACAAAAAGCAGCTTGGCGACGTGGGCGCGGCGCATTTGGGATCACTGCTGCTGCGCGAGTCGGGAGCAGTGCCCGTGGTGGTGGATGTGAAGGAACTGGTTAGCACCCACATGGCAATTCTGGCGGGCACAGGGTCGGGCAAGTCTTATCTGGCGGGGGTGCTGGTCGAAGAACTGCTGTCGCCGCAAAACCGGGCCGCAGTGCTGATTTTTGACCCCCACGGAGAATACAGCACCCTGGCTGAAATGCAGGGGCATAGCCAGTTTGCCGACGAAGACGGCTACGCGCCCAAGGTGCGGGTGTTGACCCCGGATGATGTGCGAATTCGGGTGTCGTCGCTGGATTATTACGACATCCTGGCGCTGCTGCCGGAGATGAGCGATCGCCAGCAGGCCATTCTCAGCAAAGCGTTTTCGCTGCTGCATAGCCACCGCAAGGGCGACTATCGCTGGACGATCAACGACCTCTACGCCGCCGTAGAGCAGGCCGACACCGCCACCGATGAAGAGGGCAATACGAAAATCGGCAGTTCTGCCGGGGCGCTGCAATGGAAGCTGGAAAAACTGGCGCGATCGCCCTATTTCCACACCTACCAGCATCTGTCGCCCCGCGACCTGTTCCAGCCGGGCCAGGTGACCGTGCTGCAAATGAACGAAATCAGCCAGGAAGAGCAGCAGGTCATTTGCGCCGCCGTGTTGCGGCAGGCCAACCACGCCCGCATGAACACGCAAAAGGGCAACCTCGCCCCCGACGACGAGAACTATTTGCCCTACCCCGTATTCATCCTGCTGGAAGAGGCGCACCGCTTTGCCCCGGCCCACGATCCTTCCCGCTGCAAAACTATTTTGCGGACGATCCTCAGCGAGGGGCGCAAGTTTGGGCTGGGCGTGGGGCTGATTACGCAGCGACCGGGCAAGCTGGATTCCGATGTGCTGTCGCAGTGCATGAGCCAGTTCATTATGCGGATTGTCAACCCGGTGGATCAGGACAGCCTGAAATATGGCGTGGAGGCGGCGGGGCGCGACCTGCTGAAGGAATTGCCCGCCCTGACGAAGGGACAGGTGATCGTGTCGGGAGCCTGCGTCAATACGCCCGTGCTGTGTCGCGTGCGATCGCGCCATACCACCCACGGCGGCGAAACCCTAGACGCGCCCGCCCTCTGGCAGCAGCACTTCCAGGCGCACCAGATCCGCGCCCGCGAAATCGAGCAAGCGCCGTTGGCCGCCCGCAGCCGCCCCAAGACTGTGCGCGGCGTGAGTATTGATTAG
- a CDS encoding ATP-binding protein, producing the protein MDSASSEVALGQLLTILAQRLGASACAVGILSRSQGLTQAVYWQPGHSPTLSSSLRPLLDLLELPAVRSPLARTELLSISNFSTLKQASTLPLPLDAEDESGDLLYQWLPQFPAPVQESTRDLSAPIAADPDRLVNWSNPGSILVSKIRFQGWTNGVLVALKSQPYVWTELDMQLLRAVSSQVSVAISQIQLQQQVQQQLQAQTLVERLTSAVRNAWATERIFQLALEGAIATLQVERGLVALYKYKDPLHRGRANSHRSGVRITVESLFPVPPSTAPAPSASVTSSRASAEEEVPAKPSFQLSDCGLCQQVFAHPDLAIALPNYSESQCGVANLAEPIRAADVFDLATLPSVLLVPLENQGTVLGILVVQQRQPRYWLPEEVAFLRMVAAQLSTAIIQTRTLRQVNSLVDERTAQLQRSLDVQAKLYEKTRQQVEQLRRLNQVMEEFLSTVSHELLTPLTSMKVAIRMLREANLAPEQRDRYLEILEAQCAQETRLINDLLTLQKLESQSAMAQFQQLDLQYVLRDLQEAWADSLAEQQMTLEAEVPGRSLMIRTDPDSLHRILTELLTNAKKYGEAGSKILLKASLEVVESVPQIVVSLTNTGAGIAPEEIPVIFEKFRRGQGATQKAIPGIGLGLALVKGLAAHLSGAIAVTSQPLSGADLWKTCFTLTLPQSPDLSR; encoded by the coding sequence GTGGACAGTGCCTCCTCCGAAGTGGCGCTCGGCCAATTGCTGACGATTCTCGCCCAGCGGCTTGGCGCAAGTGCCTGTGCGGTCGGCATACTGAGCCGCAGCCAGGGCTTGACCCAAGCCGTCTACTGGCAGCCGGGACATTCCCCCACGTTGTCTAGTTCGCTGCGGCCGTTGCTGGATCTGCTGGAACTGCCCGCCGTGCGATCGCCCCTCGCCAGAACGGAACTCCTGTCGATTTCAAATTTCTCAACCCTCAAGCAAGCTTCTACCCTGCCCCTCCCCCTAGATGCCGAGGACGAGTCCGGCGACCTCCTGTATCAATGGCTGCCCCAATTTCCAGCTCCTGTGCAGGAAAGCACTAGGGATCTTTCGGCTCCTATCGCGGCTGATCCAGATCGCCTGGTGAATTGGTCTAATCCTGGATCGATCCTCGTCAGCAAAATCCGGTTTCAGGGATGGACGAATGGCGTACTCGTCGCCCTGAAATCACAGCCTTACGTGTGGACGGAGTTAGACATGCAGCTACTCAGAGCGGTTTCTAGCCAGGTTTCTGTCGCCATCTCTCAGATCCAACTCCAGCAGCAGGTACAGCAGCAGCTTCAGGCTCAAACGCTGGTTGAGCGGCTCACCAGCGCAGTTCGCAATGCTTGGGCTACCGAGCGAATTTTTCAACTGGCGCTGGAAGGGGCGATCGCCACGTTGCAGGTCGAACGAGGTCTGGTGGCGCTTTACAAGTACAAAGACCCGCTCCACAGGGGCCGTGCCAACTCTCATCGGTCGGGTGTGCGAATCACGGTGGAAAGCCTGTTTCCGGTGCCCCCATCCACTGCGCCAGCGCCCTCGGCTTCTGTGACATCTTCTAGAGCTTCGGCAGAGGAAGAAGTTCCCGCCAAACCCTCATTTCAGCTATCGGACTGCGGGCTGTGTCAACAGGTGTTTGCCCATCCCGATCTGGCGATCGCCCTGCCCAACTATTCCGAATCGCAGTGCGGCGTGGCCAATTTGGCAGAGCCGATTCGGGCAGCGGATGTGTTTGACCTGGCCACCCTGCCCAGCGTTTTGCTCGTCCCGCTAGAAAACCAGGGCACGGTCTTGGGCATTTTGGTGGTGCAGCAGCGCCAGCCCCGCTACTGGCTGCCAGAGGAGGTGGCTTTTCTGCGGATGGTGGCGGCCCAGCTCAGCACAGCGATTATCCAAACGCGCACCCTGCGCCAGGTTAACTCGCTGGTAGACGAGCGCACGGCCCAGCTTCAGCGCAGTCTGGACGTGCAGGCCAAGCTCTACGAAAAGACGCGCCAGCAGGTCGAGCAACTGCGGCGGCTGAATCAGGTGATGGAGGAATTTCTCAGCACCGTTAGCCACGAACTGCTGACTCCACTGACTAGCATGAAAGTGGCGATTCGGATGCTGCGGGAGGCAAATTTGGCTCCGGAGCAGCGCGATCGCTACCTGGAGATCTTAGAAGCCCAGTGCGCTCAGGAAACACGCCTGATTAACGACTTGCTGACCCTGCAAAAGCTGGAGTCGCAGTCCGCTATGGCGCAGTTTCAGCAGCTTGATTTGCAATATGTCCTGCGCGATTTGCAGGAAGCCTGGGCAGATAGCCTGGCCGAACAGCAAATGACGCTAGAGGCAGAGGTTCCGGGGCGATCGCTGATGATTCGCACCGACCCCGACAGCCTGCACCGCATCCTGACGGAACTGCTGACCAATGCCAAAAAATATGGCGAGGCCGGCAGCAAGATCCTCCTCAAAGCCAGCCTAGAAGTTGTCGAATCGGTACCCCAAATCGTGGTCAGCCTGACCAACACGGGCGCAGGTATCGCACCAGAGGAAATTCCGGTGATTTTTGAAAAATTTCGCCGGGGCCAGGGCGCAACGCAAAAGGCGATTCCCGGCATTGGGCTAGGGCTGGCGCTGGTCAAGGGGTTGGCGGCTCACCTCAGCGGGGCGATCGCCGTCACCAGCCAGCCGCTCTCTGGAGCCGATCTCTGGAAAACCTGCTTTACGCTCACCCTGCCCCAATCTCCTGACCTGAGCCGTTAA
- a CDS encoding SRPBCC family protein, which produces MPPGACIVLSPRSTPAMSNADLDLETLDLEDESLDLEPSLCSAVAVEVVPVGDRTRQISATIQIPQPSDRIWQVLTDYEHLSDFIPNLQESRRIPHPDGGIRIEQVGAQSLWKLKLKFCARVVLDMVENFPRELRFQMVEGDFKEFFGAWTLQPITDSSTNLTYTLMVQPSRMMPVGLIEKRLRRDLEVNLAAIYQRVEAIARQS; this is translated from the coding sequence GTGCCACCTGGAGCCTGCATCGTCCTCTCGCCGCGAAGTACACCCGCCATGTCTAACGCCGATCTCGACCTGGAAACCCTCGATCTGGAGGACGAAAGCCTCGATCTGGAGCCATCGCTGTGCAGCGCGGTGGCGGTCGAGGTGGTGCCCGTGGGCGATCGCACTCGGCAGATTTCGGCGACCATCCAGATTCCTCAGCCGAGCGATCGCATCTGGCAGGTATTGACCGATTATGAGCATCTGTCGGACTTTATTCCCAACCTCCAGGAGAGCCGCCGCATCCCCCATCCCGACGGCGGCATTCGTATAGAGCAGGTCGGCGCACAGTCGCTCTGGAAGCTAAAGCTCAAGTTTTGCGCCCGCGTCGTGCTGGATATGGTGGAGAACTTTCCCCGCGAACTGCGTTTTCAAATGGTAGAAGGGGACTTTAAGGAATTCTTTGGCGCTTGGACGCTCCAGCCCATCACCGACAGCAGCACCAATTTAACTTACACGCTGATGGTACAGCCCTCTCGCATGATGCCCGTTGGCTTGATTGAGAAGCGCCTGCGCCGTGACCTGGAAGTGAACCTGGCCGCCATTTATCAGCGCGTCGAGGCGATCGCCCGCCAGTCCTGA
- a CDS encoding DUF6737 family protein, with translation MTAPQSVWQVKPWWCQPWSIVLTGTGLIGGSWLLLHRVWLTGLVAMPVLAWMGFFVLVYPRLWAEAVQDHGETESGV, from the coding sequence ATGACGGCTCCCCAAAGCGTGTGGCAGGTCAAGCCCTGGTGGTGTCAGCCGTGGTCGATCGTGCTGACGGGTACGGGGCTGATCGGCGGAAGCTGGCTATTGCTGCATCGCGTCTGGCTGACGGGGCTGGTGGCTATGCCCGTGCTGGCGTGGATGGGCTTTTTTGTGCTGGTGTATCCCCGGCTCTGGGCGGAGGCAGTGCAGGATCACGGAGAGACGGAATCTGGCGTTTAG
- a CDS encoding sterol desaturase family protein, which yields MSAIALAIAFLTAFIFASFVEYWVHRLMHFKPNSVGKRHVDHHRRNEGQGVVWEFLDYVKGSAIAMIVPFFFSAAWAPGWVAGALAFAAFSAYAHQLQHENPTKVFWMKMPVHYVHHKYGQWNHNFGLAVDWWDHIFRTYKPTEWLTKEELSRPERNYLQLRWW from the coding sequence ATGAGCGCGATCGCCCTTGCTATTGCTTTTCTAACCGCCTTTATCTTTGCCAGCTTCGTTGAATACTGGGTTCACCGCCTGATGCACTTCAAGCCCAACAGCGTCGGCAAGCGCCACGTTGATCATCATCGCCGCAATGAAGGGCAGGGCGTAGTTTGGGAGTTTTTGGATTATGTGAAAGGCAGTGCGATCGCCATGATCGTGCCTTTCTTCTTTTCAGCCGCTTGGGCCCCCGGCTGGGTCGCGGGCGCACTCGCCTTCGCCGCATTTTCTGCCTACGCCCACCAGCTTCAGCACGAAAACCCCACCAAGGTGTTCTGGATGAAGATGCCTGTCCACTATGTTCATCATAAGTATGGCCAATGGAACCACAACTTCGGGCTAGCCGTCGATTGGTGGGATCACATCTTCCGCACCTACAAGCCCACCGAGTGGCTGACCAAAGAAGAACTGAGCCGTCCTGAAAGAAACTACCTGCAACTCCGCTGGTGGTAA
- a CDS encoding B12-binding domain-containing radical SAM protein produces the protein MRVLLLYPTFPKSFWSFEKALALVDRKALLPPLGLITVAAILPQDWEFKLVDRNVRPVTEAEWDWAEMVIISGMIVQADDMMDQIREAKRRGKSVAVGGPYATSLPHEPQGAGADFLILDEGEITLPMFVEAVQRGDTQGVFRANGEKPDVTTTPIPRFELLDLDAYDNMSVQFSRGCPFQCEFCDIIVLYGRKPRTKEPQQLLAELERLYELGWRRTVFLVDDNFIGNKRNVKLLLKELKVWMQEHQYPFHFNTEASVDLAKDPELMEMMVDCNFNAVFLGVETPDEDSLALTQKFQNTRDSLSDAVDAIIAAGLRVMAGFIIGFDGEKPGAGDRIVRFVEKTAVPTALFSMLQALPDTALWHRLEKEGRLRGKVANINQTTLMNFVPTRPLEEITREYVNAFWELYDPMTYLNRTYRHFLKLGTPKHKSKLRSVSWTVIRAMLIVFWRQGVVRKTRFRFWANLIGIFRHNPRVWDHYLSICALNEHFLEYRQIVKDEIESQLAEFLAEEARIQAEQARQTAAA, from the coding sequence ATGCGTGTTCTGCTCCTATATCCCACGTTCCCAAAAAGCTTCTGGTCTTTCGAGAAAGCGCTGGCCCTCGTCGATCGCAAGGCACTCCTGCCGCCGCTGGGGCTGATTACCGTCGCCGCCATTTTGCCGCAAGACTGGGAATTTAAGCTGGTCGATCGCAACGTCCGCCCCGTCACCGAGGCAGAGTGGGATTGGGCAGAGATGGTGATTATCTCCGGCATGATTGTCCAGGCAGACGACATGATGGATCAAATCCGCGAAGCCAAGCGGCGCGGCAAATCGGTCGCAGTGGGCGGCCCCTACGCCACGTCGCTGCCCCACGAGCCGCAGGGCGCAGGCGCGGACTTTTTGATCTTGGACGAGGGCGAAATTACGCTGCCGATGTTTGTGGAGGCGGTGCAGCGGGGCGACACCCAGGGCGTGTTTCGTGCCAATGGCGAGAAGCCAGATGTCACGACTACGCCGATTCCCCGGTTTGAACTGCTGGATCTGGATGCCTATGACAATATGTCGGTGCAGTTTTCACGCGGCTGCCCGTTTCAGTGCGAGTTTTGCGACATCATTGTGCTGTATGGCCGCAAGCCGCGAACCAAGGAACCCCAGCAGCTTTTGGCAGAACTGGAGCGTCTGTATGAACTGGGCTGGCGACGCACGGTGTTCCTGGTGGATGACAACTTCATTGGCAATAAGCGCAACGTGAAGCTGCTGCTCAAGGAGTTGAAAGTATGGATGCAGGAGCATCAGTATCCGTTCCACTTCAACACAGAAGCATCGGTGGATCTGGCCAAAGACCCCGAACTCATGGAAATGATGGTGGACTGCAACTTTAACGCTGTCTTCCTGGGAGTGGAAACGCCGGATGAAGACAGCCTCGCCCTGACGCAAAAGTTCCAAAACACCCGCGATTCGCTGTCGGATGCTGTGGATGCGATTATCGCGGCAGGGCTGCGGGTGATGGCAGGTTTTATTATCGGGTTTGATGGCGAAAAGCCAGGAGCGGGCGATCGCATCGTTCGGTTTGTGGAAAAAACCGCCGTGCCTACGGCCCTGTTCAGCATGTTGCAGGCGCTTCCTGATACGGCCCTGTGGCATCGGCTGGAAAAAGAAGGGCGGCTGCGGGGCAAAGTGGCGAATATCAACCAGACCACGCTGATGAACTTTGTGCCGACGCGCCCCCTGGAGGAAATCACGCGGGAATACGTGAATGCCTTTTGGGAACTCTATGACCCGATGACCTATCTAAACCGCACCTATCGTCACTTTCTAAAGCTGGGCACACCGAAGCACAAGTCCAAGCTGCGCTCGGTGTCGTGGACGGTGATTCGAGCCATGCTGATCGTGTTCTGGCGGCAGGGCGTGGTTCGCAAGACGCGCTTCCGCTTCTGGGCAAACCTGATCGGCATCTTCCGCCACAACCCCCGCGTGTGGGATCACTATCTATCAATCTGTGCGCTCAATGAACATTTCCTGGAATATCGCCAGATTGTCAAGGACGAGATCGAGTCGCAGCTTGCGGAGTTTTTGGCCGAAGAAGCCCGGATTCAGGCAGAGCAGGCAAGACAAACCGCAGCCGCATAG
- a CDS encoding DUF561 domain-containing protein codes for MTMNATLQTALQQRTALKVISGLTNFEGDRVCAIVRAAEQGGATFVDIAASADLVRRVKGLISLPVCVSAVDPEAFVPCVEAGADLIEIGNFDAFYAQGRRFEAAEVLELTRRTRALLPQVTLSVTVPHILTLDQQVQLAEELVNAGADLIQTEGGTSSQPTHPGTLGLMEKAAPTLAAAYEISKAVSVPVLCASGLSSVTAPLAIAAGASGVGVGSAINQLNSEVAMVAAVRSIVEAIATPVNVRQ; via the coding sequence ATGACCATGAATGCCACGCTTCAAACGGCGCTCCAGCAGCGGACGGCGCTGAAGGTAATTAGCGGACTGACCAACTTTGAGGGCGATCGCGTCTGTGCTATCGTGCGTGCAGCAGAGCAGGGCGGCGCAACGTTTGTGGATATTGCCGCCAGTGCCGATTTGGTACGCCGAGTCAAAGGGCTGATCTCGCTGCCCGTGTGCGTGTCCGCTGTTGATCCCGAAGCCTTTGTGCCCTGTGTCGAAGCCGGAGCCGACCTGATCGAAATCGGCAACTTCGATGCTTTTTATGCCCAGGGTCGTCGGTTTGAAGCAGCAGAAGTGTTGGAGCTGACCCGCCGCACCCGCGCCCTGCTGCCCCAGGTCACGCTCTCCGTCACTGTGCCCCATATCCTGACGCTGGATCAGCAGGTACAACTGGCGGAAGAACTGGTCAACGCCGGGGCCGACCTGATCCAGACCGAAGGCGGCACCAGCAGCCAGCCTACCCACCCCGGCACGCTGGGTCTGATGGAAAAAGCAGCCCCGACGCTTGCCGCCGCCTACGAAATCTCCAAAGCGGTGAGTGTGCCCGTGCTGTGTGCGTCGGGGCTGTCGAGCGTGACGGCTCCACTGGCGATCGCCGCAGGGGCATCGGGCGTGGGCGTGGGGTCTGCCATCAACCAGCTCAATAGCGAAGTGGCGATGGTCGCTGCGGTGCGGAGTATCGTGGAGGCGATTGCCACCCCGGTCAACGTCCGTCAATAG